The segment GAGCTCTGTTCCTGTCGACCACAAAGACCGCCCATCCTTCTCCCTTTCTGAAAAGTGAGCTCGAAGGCACCTGCAGCACGTCCCTGCCCTCCCATATCACAAAACTCGCCTCGACACGGTATCCGTCCCCGAGCCTTTTCCAGGCCTCAGGCACTGAGGTGATATCAGCTATGACCAGCACCCTCTGCTCCTCCACGCCAAGGCTTGATATCTTGGTGAACGCCGCAGGTTCGATGAGCCGCACCAGGCCGGAAAGCGGCTCGCTTCCTCCCCAACGCTCAAACAGGACCTGTGCGCCAGGCTTTATCTTCACGGCATCAGCAGAAAGGACCTCTGCCTTCACCTCGATCGTCTCAGGATCTCCGATATCGATGATCGGCTCCCCGCCTGCGATCACGCCCTCGCTTTCGTGATGGATCTTCAGGAGCCTGCCAGCAGCGGGCGCTTTGATCAGCACTACCCTCTCCCGGTCAACAGTCCCTTCAGCAGCAGAATGGCCCAACAGGCTTCTTGCGCGCTCCAGCTCTGCCCGCGCAGCCCTTACCCTCGCCTCTGCCGAAAGGCGGCCTGCCTCGGTCCTCTTTGCATCTGCATCAGCCTGGTCCAGGGTGTCCTTCGCAACATAGCCCGATTCGAAAAGCTTTTTCTGACGCTCAATGTTCTTCCTTGCATAATCGGCAGATGCCTCTGCAGA is part of the Nitrospirota bacterium genome and harbors:
- a CDS encoding efflux RND transporter periplasmic adaptor subunit — translated: MRPEVRRRILIITVSLAVILALVYGFMPKPARVDLAQVKKAAMRVTIDEEGKTRVKDRFVVSAPVAGFLRRVELEVGDAIKKGQVVAELEPLRSSVLDPRSRAEALAAVSAAQATLNAVREEERSAEASADYARKNIERQKKLFESGYVAKDTLDQADADAKRTEAGRLSAEARVRAARAELERARSLLGHSAAEGTVDRERVVLIKAPAAGRLLKIHHESEGVIAGGEPIIDIGDPETIEVKAEVLSADAVKIKPGAQVLFERWGGSEPLSGLVRLIEPAAFTKISSLGVEEQRVLVIADITSVPEAWKRLGDGYRVEASFVIWEGRDVLQVPSSSLFRKGEGWAVFVVDRNRARLKEVTVGNRNGLVAEIVSGLAEKEQVITHPDDAVKDGVRVQLRNSGR